A DNA window from Trichosurus vulpecula isolate mTriVul1 chromosome 2, mTriVul1.pri, whole genome shotgun sequence contains the following coding sequences:
- the LYPLA2 gene encoding acyl-protein thioesterase 2, whose translation MCGNNMSVPLLSDAATVSGAERETAAVIFLHGLGDSGHSWADALSSIRLPYVKYICPHAPRIPVTLNMKMVMPSWFDLMGLSPDAPEDEAGIKKAAESIKALIEHEVKNGIPANRIILGGFSQGGALSLYTALTCPHPLAGIVALSCWLPLHRAFPQAANGTARDMAILQCHGELDPMVPVRFGALTSEKLKSVVPPAKVQFKTYPGVMHSSCPQEMAAVKEFIEKLLPPI comes from the exons ATGTGCGGTAACAATATGTCTGTCCCCCTGCTCTCCGACGCTGCGACTGTTTCAGGAGCTGAGCGGGAGACAGCAGCG gtTATTTTTTTACACGGACTTGGAGACTCAGG GCACAGCTGGGCTGATGCGCTTTCCTCCATCCGCCTTCCCTATGTCAAGTACATCTGTCCCCATGC gcctcGGATCCCGGTCACACTGAACATGAAGATGGTAATGCCTTCCTG GTTTGATCTGATGGGCTTGAGTCCCGATGCCCCGGAAGATGAAGCTGGGATCAAGAAAGCTGCAGAGAGCA TCAAGGCCCTGATTGAGCATGAGGTGAAGAATGGGATTCCAGCCAATCGAATCATCTTGGGGGGCTTCTcccag GGTGGAGCCCTGTCCCTCTACACAGCTCTCACCTGCCCGCATCCCCTGGCTGGCATCGTGGCCCTCAGCTGCTGGCTCCCCCTGCATCGGGCCTTCCCTCAG GCGGCCAATGGCACAGCCCGGGACATGGCCATCCTGCAGTGCCACGGGGAGCTGGACCCCATGGTGCCCGTGCGCTTTGGAGCCCTCACCTCAGAGAAACTCAAGTCTGTCGTCCCTCCAGCCAAGGTCCAGTTTAAGACCTACCCGGGTGTCATGCACAGCTCCTGTCCCCAG GAGATGGCAGCTGTGAAGGAATTCATTGAGAAGCTGCTGCCCCCCATCTAA
- the GALE gene encoding UDP-glucose 4-epimerase, which produces MAEKVLVTGGAGYIGSHTVLELLEAGYQPVVIDNFHNTIRGEGPMPESLRRVEELTGKKVEFEEMDILDKAALQGLFKKHSFMAVIHFAGLKAVGESVQKPLDYYRVNLTGTIQLLETMNTHGVKNLVFSSSATVYGNPHYLPLDENHPTGGCTNPYGKSKFFIEEMIRDLCQAEKAWNAVLLRYFNPIGAHASGRIGEDPQGIPNNLMPYVSQVAVGRREVLSVYGNDYGTVDGTGVRDYIHVVDLAKGHITALKKLKEQCGCRIYNLGTGTGYSVLQMVTAMEKASGKKIPYKIVARRDGDVATCYANPTLAQEELGWKADFGLDKMCEDLWRWQEQNPTGFSSQA; this is translated from the exons atggcagagaaggtgctggtcACTGGAGGAGCCGGCTACATTGGCAGCCACACCGTCCTAGAGCTCCTAGAGGCTGGCTACCAGCCTGTGGTCATTGACAACTTCCACAATACCATCCGTG GGGAAGGGCCCATGCCTGAGAGCCTAAGGCGGGTGGAGGAACTCACAGGCAAGAAGGTGGAGTTTGAGGAGATGGATATTCTAGACAAAGCAGCCCTTCAAGGACTCTTTAAGAAG CACAGTTTCATGGCTGTGATCCACTTTGCGGGGCTCAAGGCAGTTGGGGAGTCGGTACAGAAACCCCTGGACTACTACAGAGTCAACCTCACAGGAACCATCCAGCTGCTGGAG ACCATGAACACTCACGGGGTGAAGAACCTGGTGTTCAGTAGCTCGGCTACCGTGTACGGAAACCCTCACTACCTGCCCTTGGATGAGAACCACCCCACTGGGGGCTGCACCAACCCATATGGCAAGTCCAAGTTCTTCATCGAGGAGATGATCCGGGACCTGTGCCAGGCAGAGAAG GCCTGGAATGCTGTGCTGCTGAGATACTTTAACCCCATCGGGGCCCACGCCTCCGGCCGCATCGGCGAGGACCCACAGGGCATCCCCAACAACCTGATGCCCTACGTCTCCCAG GTGGCAGTAGGACGTCGAGAGGTCCTCAGCGTCTACGGCAATGACTACGGCACAGTGGATGGGACAG GTGTCCGGGATTACATCCACGTTGTGGACTTGGCTAAGGGCCACATCACAGCCCTGAAGAAACTCAAGGAACAATGTGGCTGTCGG ATCTATAACTTGGGGACAGGCACTGGCTATTCTGTGCTACAGATGGTGACTGCCATGGAGAAAGCCTCTGGAAAGAAG ATCCCATATAAGATTGTGGCCCGTCGGGATGGGGACGTGGCCACCTGCTACGCCAACCCCACACTGGCACAGGAGGAGCTGGGCTGGAAAGCGGATTTTGGCCTAGACAAGATGT GTGAGGACCTTTGGCGGTGGCAGGAACAGAATCCAACAGGATTTAGCAGCCAGGCCTGA